One Stigmatopora argus isolate UIUO_Sarg chromosome 19, RoL_Sarg_1.0, whole genome shotgun sequence genomic window, TGAAGCCCAAATaagtataaaaagaaaatactaaGGATGGTCAAGTTAATAAGGAGAGCAGAGTGCAGAATGAGAAGCCGCAAATACAGGCTATGAGATACTTTTTACAAGCCGGAAGGAAGGAGAGTGCGAGAACATCAGATGTTAAAAGTGACAAGAGTGAAAGCGAACACCAAGAAACAGGAACTGAATGTGTGCTATTTGCCCTGAAGAAACATAATGGGGAAAATGAGTTGATAATACTCCACTGATTCTGCAAATCTCACTATGTTAATACCCAATTTGGAGtgtaataattcatttttaaggaaaaatatttttgactaATCTGGGGGtggctaattttatttttatgatgtgtAATAGTAGAAATGAGCGTTAATAAAGCCAATATTTCTTGAATGTCATCAAAATTGCTGTGAGCATAAATTGTTAAATGCCACAGCTCTTATAGCTAATTAAATGTGAGTACTTTAGATAGTACATTATTGCTTGTGATGTCAGCTATATCCACATTTCTCTACCTTATTTTGATAGTTTTGTTGCTTACATGCACGTTAAATAGTCGTATAtacacttggattttttttaaatatatatatatatatatatatatatatatatatatatatatatatatatatatatatatatatatatatatatatatattttttttttttttaatattgtgtgCTACTCCTGTTGCTAGGCTATAATTATTAGCCTGCAGTCCACAATTGAGACATCAAGCATTTACTGAAATATATGGGTATTAAATACAGCAGCCTATTTGATGGAGCATTACAACTTCTCTTTCATGAAAATGAGTGGAATGCATGcacttatttttaatttaattctggATGAGACTGTAAACTAGATATGAACAACTGTTTATCTAATGAAAGATTTCACAAACATTCTTAATCTTGCTCTGTCACAGTGGAGACAATTATATAATTCAATAGCAGATTGACTACTGATGAATATTTATCTACTTTTCTGAACTAAAATGAGATGACACAAGAAGCCGGTATCCAAACTTAACATATTTAAGTTTATAAAGGTAAAAATTTGAGAGGAAAATGTATTGCCTTAAATATTACTGAGTTCTGCTAATTTATAAGGGTTAACACTAGAGTGAACCAAAACAATTCATCAACAAGTTTACTGTTAAAAACACAATATACAATTTTCAGGAAAACAGAAAGATGGCTTTATGAAACAGATTAAAGTAAATTTCCCcaattgtgtttttcttcttcacttCATGGATGTactgtcttcattcaaaattataTAATCTTAGgtatatgaaaatataaatgaCACTCTTAAAATCCAGAATATTTAGTGATTATGTTCAACCTGCCCTTCCTGAGACAATGTTTATTCCCTTATGATATTAACTTAAATGTTGCATTGTTGGACAATTACTAAATAAACAGCGTTCAGTTGCGTTCAACCTTTCCTATTTACAATAGCACATTGGCGAAATTAACTTTCAGCCAACTGATTTTATCTCACAAAACACATACATTACCGAAACAAAAGCCTGTACTGATAATAAACTGTTTACTGCAgcattgctgttttattttgacaaatgTCTCTGGGGCATATGGCAACTATATACCAGACTCCAAAATGGCCCTGATAACACATTTTAGCATTCCTCCTGACCCCCAAAGGTCACAGTGTCACAGCCGTCGGTAAACAGAGCTGTACTTACCTTAAAATGTTTTCTTCGACGTAAAGCAATTATTATCATCCATGTTTCATTTCACACATTTAAAACACGTGCAAAACCTGCATTTGGTTGATCGGGAGCAGCATAACCAAAAATATAAAGCCAACCAATCGTGCCTGTAACAGCAGGTCTGCTGTCAGTGTCATCTGAGGACGATGCGGGAGAGATTAAGTGAATAAAGGATATGCATGGCGTGTTTCATTGTAAATGTTTAATTGTTAGATGCTCAGAAAAGTAAAGTTTTCGTCGGTTAAAGCACGGGGGTCAAACTAGGGGGCCCTAGTCTGttttctatgtattttttttaaaatcacactTATATTTGATGATAAACAACATTATGAAATGGTTTTTTTGCTGTTTAACTGTGAATCCAAGACTGTAAAATCCCCAAACTTTGATTCCACTGATAAACACTTTTAACCCTTAAAAACCTTGCTTCTGAGTAAGTAACTTCGTGTCGTCTTAACATTTGGACCTTATTTTAAGAAGATATAAAAGAACTGATGCATGAGCATGGATGATTATTGTTAAAACctaaaaaagtgtattttaaaaaaggaaaagaagaaagaaaaaaactgggaCCATTCAAACCAAACAGTAGTCTTGacgtttaaaagaaaaaagaaaagaaaagtgggCACGACTCTAGTGTAATATTACACACAAGGAAGGGAGGAACGCCGTGTGgacaacagaagaaaaaaaacttcattcaAATCCAAAACTCTTCAAGTCAATCTGAACcaccaaacattaaaaaaaagacttcatttttatttagtgaCTGTTGCAACTGTGACTTGAGCGGCCATGTTGACGAAAGTTGCCCACCCAAAATCAAGCACATCCACAACGCCCAAATAAAAACGCCAAGTATGCAAATTCCATAATAATTAAACGataaaaatcccaaataaaCAAACTAAATGAGCTCTTCTACTCACCGACAGGTACACGCGGTGGACTACCGACACAAACATGTACCCCTGACTAAACTTCTACGCAGCTTTTCCTCTCGTTTCCACCATCCGCTTTCCCCCTCGTCGTCTCCTCTCGCTTCGAATTACGTTTAAAACATGTGGTAAGCGTTCAGCTTGATGTTTCCGTCGTGGAGAGCCATGTTTGATGAGGCTCCGTGGCTGCTGCTGCCAACCAGCCAGCCCGTACCGGTGACCGCTGACTGTACCGAGGCATATTTTGAAAGAAGGTCACTCCTCTTTTCGGAGTTCTGCTCCCTCCCCTTATGATCGACTGTCTATCACAGTAATTTTCACACTTATTTTCATAGTCGAATAACTTTTAGTGTGACGGTGGTACTGTTAAAAGagacaatcattcattcattcattttctgaacggttTTTtcctcgcagggggtgctggagccaatcccagctgacttcggacacaccctgaattagtgaaCAGTCAATCGGAGAGACTAAAATGTCAAAACTGAAAATAGTCTTTGATCTAATAATGGAAAGTGAGTAGGTCAAGACATTGACTTTAGTATgactgtttattcattcattttctgaaccacttttcctcacaaggctcgcgggggtgctggagcctatcccagctgacttcggacacaccctgaattagtcATCAGTCAATCGCAGAGACTAAACTGTCCAAACTGAAAATAGTCTTTAAACTAATACTGGAAAGTGAGTAGGTCAAGACATTGACCTTTGTATGAttgttcatcttctgaaccgcttttcctcacaaggctcgcagggggtgctggagcctatcccagctgacggaCACTCCCTGATTTGGTGATCAGTCAATCGGAGAGACTAAAATCTCAAAACTGAAAATAGTCTCCAATCTAATAATCAAAAGTGAGTAGGTCAAGACATTGACCATAGTATGActgttcattcattccttttctgaacctcttttcctcacaaggctcgcagggggtgctggagcctatccccgctgactTCAGATTGAATTAGTCATCAATCAATCACAGAGACTAAAATGTCACAACTGAAAATAGTCTCCAATCTAATAATCAAAAGAGAAGTAGGTCAAGACATTGACCTCCGTATgattgttcatttattcattttctgaaccgtttatcctcacaaggctcgcagggggtgctggagcctatcccatctgacttcagacacaccctgaattagtgatCAGTCAATCGGAGAGACTAAAATCTCAAAACTGAAAATAGTCTCCAATCTAATAATCAAAAGTAAGTAGGTCAAGACATTGACCTTAGTATGAttgttcatcttctgaaccgcttttcctcacaaggctcgaagggggtgctggagcctatcccagctgacttcagacatACCCTGAATTAGTCATCAGTCAATCGCAGAGACTAAAATGTCACAACGGAAAATAGTCTCCAATCTAATAATACAAAGTGAATAGGTCAAGACATTGACCTTCATATGAttgttcaatcattcattttccgcactactttatcctcacaagggtcccagggggtgctgtagcctacccCCACTGACTTCAGGAACTCGACACACATTCTGCTATCTGATTGTTCGCAAAGTATTCTTAACATGTTTTATTCAGTTTTAAGATGGATAAACACAAACACCATAAGTTATTCTTTAACATCAATATTTGAGATGCTTCAAAAGAATATCAGTTCAGCTTTGAACTGTTTTGGCTTCTCAAAACACTTTTAAGCATTTGACCTcgcttgttttaccttgttttcaACTCTGGTAGCTTCCTGATATTTAAAGCAGTaagatattattttttaataaatctgtATTGTtatgcgccctgcgattggctggccaccgattcagagtgtccctgcctggtgcctgtagtagTTGGtggggatatgctccagcaccactcgtgaaccttgtgaggataagtatagttcagaaaatgaatgaatgaatattatgcATAAGATATTACTGTACATGATACTTATCTGAGAATTGAAATTGAGTGGCTAAATAGAgtatttagagcacatgtgtcaaagtggcggcccgggggccaaatctgtccggccgcatcattttgtgtggcccggtaaagtaaatcatgagtgccgactttctgttttaggatcaaattaaaatgaagagtacagatgtatattaaatttcctgattttcccccttttaaaacaataattgtaatttttaatcatttttttctgtgtttttagttcaaaaatcattttgtaaaatctaaaaatatatttaaaaaagctcaaataaacattgttttagatctataaaaaaacagaatattcagggcttttaatccagttcttttaacccatttataaaaaatataatataaatattatatctaaaatagtccggcccacatgaaatcgagttgaagtTAACGCGGCCTGAGAACCAAccggagtctgacacccctgatttagagaatTTAAGGATACTTGACCTCTGCAATGGAAGCAGTACTCGGGTTACAGACACAAGTTCTTCATTGGGGGGTGCTCTTGAGCCTTGTTGCTGTGGGACTTGGGGGCTTACTGGACCCTGCAAGTGCCATTTTGACTATCTGCCAATGTCCCATTGTTGTGAAATTCACCAGCAATGTGTGATCAAACGGTACACAAACTGACCAGAAACTCACTTTGCAATGATTTTGGAGCATTCATAGCATAAAATGTAAAGTTGCTTGAAATATCTTCATTTTGGGTGCAACACAAATATGGCAACTGGAGAGTTTTAATTGACGGATGAATCAATTTTCTAAACCAGTTTATATAAGAATTGCAATATGGGACAGAAAGCATTTTGGAAACAACGGAAAAGTAGATCAATAATCCATGATTTTCCCTTCTTTTGCAATCCTGGAGTTAAATGAAATGGACAGTCCAGTTCAGTGTAATGTTTACATTTGTGGGTCAATCCAATGTCCACCAATGAGATAAAAGCACGGCTCTGATATTCAATTTGCAGATACGCAGCTACTGAGATTGGAGCtagttttcatttgaaaagcaaCATGGTGAAGATCTTTACCTTTTTGGTGGTCCTCATATTAATCTTCCAGGTAAAAAATATGCATACTAATTAAAGGAAATATGATTGCACCCGaatctttgtcaaaaaggagCAAAAATGCATTCTATGTAGTTTTAGCTTGTTATGAAAATTAgccttatttatctattaatcTAATGGCATGAGGATATGacaatttttctttaaaaaaacgtgaTTCTAGTTTCAATCAAAAGTTTGAAGATTAGACGAAACAAGAACTCGATTTGCTCATATTTCTTGAATGCGATTCAATTtctagtaaggatttttttaactgtCATAAGAAAAGTGCAACATTATTAAAGAGTAATATTTGATGCTGTCAGTAAATCATTGACTATCATTGAATTGAGAGCCGAATGAGGACAaggatttttcaaaatatggaTAATTGTGTTATTAATGTGTAAAGTTATTTGATCATCCATTTGCCAATGTTTGCCTTTTATAAACAAATGACCAAAAACCATTCACAGGTGCCAGACTGTCTCTCATCTTGCTCCCTATTTGGTTCTGTAGCTGATTGCTCCTTTCGGAAACTGTACCGGATTCCCTCATTGCCCCCCAACATCACCCACCTGTACTTGGAGTCGAACCGAATCAGTGAGATTAACCCCACCTCTTTATCTGGCCTGGAAATGCTGCAAGAACTGGATTTGGGTCATCAGTATTCATCTTTAGTGATCCGAAACTATGCATTCCGCAGACAAAGACACCTCAAGAAGTTGGTACTGGGCTTCAATACGAGGCTTACTCTGGAACCACAGGCTTTTTTTGGATTGTCCAATCTGGAAAATCTCCAACTAGATCACTGTGATCTTCAGGACTCCATTCTAAAGGATGACTATCTGAAGCCTCTTTCTTTGTTAAAAACTCTTAACCTATTTGGTAACCAGATAAAGACACTCCGGCTTTCCGTATTCTTTTCCAATCTGACTCATCTGAAGGATTTGAATCTAAAACTGAATAGAATCAACAAAATAGGTGACCCTGATCTTTCTGCCTTGCAGGGTAAGCGAATTGAATTTTTGAATTTAGATTCTAACAACCTTCAGGCAATGTATGATCAACATTTGGATCAGAATGCTCATGGAAACCCGTTCCGTGGGATATCTTTTGGAACCCTTGACTTGTCTAATAATGGGCTTAGCATAGAAAAATTAACGctattttttaaagctatagCAGGTACTAAGATCTCGCATCTCAAACTATCAGGACACATCGGTAAAGGCTTTTCGTTTAACAATTTCCAGGATGTGAACAGAAGCACATTTGAGGGTCTCAGGACCAGCTCAATCAGAACATTAGATCTATCTAAAAACATGTTATTTGCATTACATCAGGGAGCGTTTGATCCACTAACAGAAGCTAAAGACCTCGACCTCTCTCAAAACCAGATCAACCAAATTCACAATGGGGCCTTTGCCGGTCAGGAAAATTTAACAAAACTCAATCTATCCAATAATTTGCTTGGAGAGATTCATACTCACAGTTTCACTCCATTAAAGAACTTACAAGTGTTGGACCTTTCTTATAATCACATTGGGATTTTGGGCTATATGGCATTTAGTGGACTTTTCAGTCTAGAAGTATTAAATTTGAAAGGAAATTCTCTTAGGAAGTTCGGATTCCCCAGTGCCGCGTTTAAATTAACTTATCTCAATTTGTACGACAATAAATTGACCTTCTCTTCAGTGGAACGTATCACGGAATTTGCACCGAATGTGACGTATTTAAAcattcaaaacaacagaatagaaaACCTTCATGCTGCTCACACTTTCATAACTCAACTAGAGAAACTCCAGTATCTTTTCTTTGGAGGAAACCCCATCAGATGGTGCACATTGAATGAAAACTCTTCTAAAAAGAAGCAGAGTGGTATTAAAGTGTTAGATTTTCATAGCAGCAACCTGCAGTCCATTTGGTCTCAAGGCAAATGCCTGGACATATTTCAAGGGCTCCATCATTTGGTCACTCTGAGTTTAAATTCTAACAACTTAAATTCCCTCCCTAAAGGCATTTTTAAAGGTCTAACGTCACTTCTCGAGATGGACCTCTCATCCAACACGCTAACGTACCTCCAAAATGATACCTTTCCCCAAAACCTCAAAATACTTAACCTCGCTAACAACTTCATCGCGTCTCCTGACCCGGCACCCTTTCGCACGCTTAACGTTCTTAATTTCATGAATAACCGATTCCACTGTAACTCAGACTTGAAAATCTTTTTGATGTGGATTCAAGacacaaatgttacattttccaGTCCTGCTGAGGAATTTAGATGCGAATTTCCTTTTTCTCTTTATAAAATTCCTCTGGGCAATTACTCCATTCAACTTCTTGGAAATGGAAGCACTTAAAATGGATTATAATCCAATACTTAAGaacattgaataaataaattcttACACATTTACCAACATTTTACCTCAAAAGTGActaataaatgacatttttatattttcactcCTGTATTGAATTGCAAATGTACCTAATAAAGTTTTTACTCCCCACTAGATTCGCATTTATTAGCTTTATATTTTGTATAACTAGATTTATGGGATTTATCGGCATCACGGTTCTgaaatcgagggttcaatcccaggtctggatcttgcatgttctcccgggtttatgtgggttttctccgggtactccagttttctcccacatcccaagaaCACCCTTGATTGGctgattaaacactctaaattgcccataggtatggtcGTGTcccatttccttgtgccctgcgattggctggcccccaattaagggtgtcccctgcctgatgcTTGActaggataggcttcagcaccccccgcgacccttgtgaggatgagcaatacgtaaaatcaatgaatgaaagattAATGAAGTACTTTTGCGAAAGTTCAACCCCAGAATGCCCTTTGAGTATCAACCTTGTTTTCCCCTCTGCATCACTTTAGTCAAATTTACAATTGTAcaaaattatataatattttcttGCATCTAAGAATGGGAAAGTGGAGGCTGCAACTTTATTGTATTTGTACACCAGAGAGCAGCAAAGAGCTAATAACTATGAACCTTGAGGGTGCCAACCTTCTACCAACtagtttgtttttatattatattaaaggtATGAATAGTGTAAACATTTAGACTCTAAATGTTTAtgaattttaaatgtttatacattTTAGAGTCACAAAAGTccaatgaatgtttttgttatgGATATGGTATGTAGAACATTTcatcaatcatgtttttttttgttttttcagaagaTGAACATGTATGAGTTTAAAACATTGGTTAACTAGTGAACTAAATGTTCTGTAAATATACACTCATGCTGTCCTAATAAGCAGAATGCTGgtcataaaatatttaattgcaAAGCAGGTGGGTAAGGTGGAGGCCTCTCATTTGTCAATTAGACTCATTGCAAAATGGAAATCAAATTACCTCTTGTGTACAgacatatatgtattttatatatatgcatcttCACTTAATCTTTAATATTCCATAGTCTTGAAtcccaaaaacacaatattgtcTCTAATATACTATAatcctttatttaaaaatttgaAGGATCTTCCATCCCTTCATTAAACCTCAGGCCCAATATATCAAATTACAACAAACACACTATCATCAACACACACTTTTAATTGAATAGTAACATAAATACAACTTGAGAATTCTTGCgttagtgtttttattttgatttttaaccCGACAGATGAGCTCAGCAATACTGGCTTTTGCTATTTTACAACCATTATAATATGATACCACTCCCCCTACTCCATGAGCCATTCCTCAACAGGCTGGTTGCCATGGAGACTGGCTCCGTTTTCCACCTCCTCCACAGTCTCTCCTCACTTCCTGATTGTCTTTGGCTCACTGcttccatccctccctccccccacctctttttttccatcgGCATTTCACTTCCTTCCTCCCCCACAGCCCCACAACCCTCCAACCCAGTTGTACAATATTTGACGAGGCCGACACAAAACAGTGACTTAATTGACACGCATAACAACATTTGTACAGAAACAATGTACAAAGACATTTATCAACAatctttttgtataaaaaaaattcaaaaaaaatcacattcacCCTGCCGTTACACTCAGCGCtataatgtaaatattttttctttactgGCTGTAgcatgaattggaaaaaaatgaatatcagAAAGAACAATGTTGAAGACAATGAAAATCTACCGTGACCTATAGATTTACTTGCACAATAAAACCTCTGATAATTAAAAATCAACTGTCATTCATTTAATTGTGTGATAAATCTGCTTGCATTGCTCACAATTAATTTATAGCAACATTACTTATTCCTATGCATCTATTATTAAAGGTGAATTGCATGTAACCTTCATTGAGTGACACAAATGTGGACATTTGGGTGAAGCCTCTAAGCATTTCCTAGTGGAACAAAAGTGGGTCAATTAAATGCCCCCAATGTGATtaccacacacatctgcaaaTAGCTGAAACAGTTAGAAACGGCATTTCACCGTATTTAAAAGGGGATTTTTATCCGTGGTGTCTTCTAGACTTTCTGGGAATGTTATTAGGGACCCACAATTGGAAATGAAATATTTCAGCCCGAGAAAGTACAATAATTCCTATACCGAACAAtataataacattttaattacGTTCTCTTGTCCATTCTTGAGGCATtaatgggtactcggacgtttggtcggccggacgtttggtcgcccggacgtttggtcgcccggacgtttggtcgccggacgtttggtcgcccggacgtttggtcgcccggacgtttggtcgccggacgtttggtcgcccggacgtttggttgccagacgtttggtcgccg contains:
- the LOC144064425 gene encoding toll-like receptor 5: MVKIFTFLVVLILIFQVPDCLSSCSLFGSVADCSFRKLYRIPSLPPNITHLYLESNRISEINPTSLSGLEMLQELDLGHQYSSLVIRNYAFRRQRHLKKLVLGFNTRLTLEPQAFFGLSNLENLQLDHCDLQDSILKDDYLKPLSLLKTLNLFGNQIKTLRLSVFFSNLTHLKDLNLKLNRINKIGDPDLSALQGKRIEFLNLDSNNLQAMYDQHLDQNAHGNPFRGISFGTLDLSNNGLSIEKLTLFFKAIAGTKISHLKLSGHIGKGFSFNNFQDVNRSTFEGLRTSSIRTLDLSKNMLFALHQGAFDPLTEAKDLDLSQNQINQIHNGAFAGQENLTKLNLSNNLLGEIHTHSFTPLKNLQVLDLSYNHIGILGYMAFSGLFSLEVLNLKGNSLRKFGFPSAAFKLTYLNLYDNKLTFSSVERITEFAPNVTYLNIQNNRIENLHAAHTFITQLEKLQYLFFGGNPIRWCTLNENSSKKKQSGIKVLDFHSSNLQSIWSQGKCLDIFQGLHHLVTLSLNSNNLNSLPKGIFKGLTSLLEMDLSSNTLTYLQNDTFPQNLKILNLANNFIASPDPAPFRTLNVLNFMNNRFHCNSDLKIFLMWIQDTNVTFSSPAEEFRCEFPFSLYKIPLGNYSIQLLGNGST